Proteins encoded together in one Myxocyprinus asiaticus isolate MX2 ecotype Aquarium Trade chromosome 9, UBuf_Myxa_2, whole genome shotgun sequence window:
- the LOC127446378 gene encoding uncharacterized protein LOC127446378 isoform X7 has product MLYVCQCVCFDPQYGHGVIWYCVICRSIQIFLLLCQETHSILANIYSSVHIVLFLFFLLCACFPGQPSDYKVFLGSGSRASSRASSARASPVVEESSDFLEKGSRTASSLSAATLASLGGGSSRRGSCDTSISADTEASIREIKDSLVEVEEKYRKAMVCNAQLDNEKTNLMYQVDTLRETLMELEELLCETQRKCEEKTREFERERHAHSLLKFQFEEMKEMLKQSEELLAQAQQSRGKQEDYIKEISDLQETLEWKDKNIRALERQKEYSDIIHDEQDALRDEVSRLRDALKKYGIVLGSEVTANGEIADGVIDGHADVEISSRFNQGARTPTMSGDSMLDKGPELQINPSTETEIPQNYGNTQVLQAVSMKRGNRLNEETQVKQDFTVYTPQTEENAREGTTGFEAQKKKCSPADVVSSVVGSCLKEHTMPQDDSYSDGLLALPCGIRAQSIQGQVLQKTGFNMSENEVELQSPECKLFSAIGQAGVMKENSQKLDTPLTQSEESRVQEKSCPSEDEVWTFSTQVVKETLLNEGIKTQRNQLNSTQGQTAQYESEMAAFSKWSMCAEEDSDLEYSENYKSMCTDCLFKSSQAKCPPINVEEHVTVIVNKESMSENEGNVGSSPETSQNMIMNPLKPKSQITSAMTEFEPQSRQTENGKSIGIIAAMKTSQDHMFEAKDSNEVSIFNTKGGNGAQSQNQRETEVEPECVQEDSFSMPVEYKGLAFLLDSCQEAVAWDAALLELDEVSLHSNEPPKDVTVAVRGLSIENETQPFFTTKLKTERIFSFFVS; this is encoded by the exons ATGTTGTAtgtatgtcagtgtgtgtgttttgacccACAATATGGGCATGGTGTTATATGGTACTGTGTCATTTGCCGGTCAATTCAAATATTTCTCCTCTTATGCCAAGAAACTCACTCTATTCTTGCTAACATCTACTCCTCTGTCcatattgttctgtttttgttttttctcctctgtgCCTGCTTTCCTGGTCAGCCTTCAGACTACAAAGTTTTTCTGGGCTCTGGTTCCAGGGCCTCTTCTAGGGCAAGTTCAGCTCGTGCCAGTCCAGTG GTGGAGGAAAGCTCAGACTTCCTGGAAAAG GGATCCAGGACAGCCTCCAGCCTCTCTGCTGCAACTCTTGCATCTCTGGGTGGAGGGTCATCACGAAGAGGAAGCTGTGATACCTCGATTTCAGCTGACACCGAGGCCTCCATACGGGAAATTAAG GACTCCCTGGTGGAGGTGGAAGAGAAGTACCGTAAGGCTATGGTGTGCAACGCTCAGCTAGACAATGAGAAGACAAATCTTATGTATCAGGTGGACACACTGAGAGAGACACTAATGGAGCTGGAGGAACTTCTGTGTGAGACACAGAGAAAGTGTGAGGAAAAAACCAGG GAGTTCGAGCGAGAACGGCATGCTCACAGTCTCCTGAAGTTCCAGTTTGAAGAAATGAAGGAAATGCTGAAGCAGAGTGAAGAGTTGTTAGCG CAAGCCCAACAGTCGCGTGGGAAGCAGGAGGactatattaaagagatctctgaCCTGCAAGAAACATTGGAATGGAAAGATAAAAACATTCGG GCATTAGAGAGGCAGAAGGAGTATTCAGACATAATCCATGATGAACAGGATGCACTCAGGGATGAGGTTTCACGGCTTAGGGATGCTTTAAAG AAATATGGCATAGTGCTAGGATCTGAGGTGACAGCCAATGGAGAGATAGCAGATGGGGTAATTGATGGGCATGCTGATGTGGAAATATCCTCCCGATTTAATCAAGGTGCTCGCACTCCCACCATGAGTGGAGACAGCATGTTAG ACAAAGGTCCAGAACTGCAGATAAACCCAAGTACAGAGACAGAGATCCCACAAAACTATGGGAACACACAGGTGCTTCAGGCGGTGTCAATGAAGCGTGGAAATCGGTTAAATGAAGAAACACAAGTGAAGCAAGATTTCACTGTCTACACCCCACAAACAGAAGAGAATGCAAGAGAGGGGACCACAGGCTTTGAGGCACAGAAAAAGAAGTGTTCGCCAGCTGATGTGGTCAGTTCAGTGGTGGGTTCTTGTTTGAAGGAACACACAATGCCTCAAGATGATTCATATTCAGATGGACTTCTGGCATTACCCTGTGGAATAAGGGCTCAGTCAATTCAAGGACAAGTTCTCCAGAAGACAGGGTTCAACATGTCAGAGAATGAAGTTGAACTTCAAAGTCCAGAATGTAAGCTGTTCTCAGCCATTGGACAAGCTGGAGTCATGAAGGAAAACTCACAAAAGCTTGATACGCCCCTAACTCAATCAGAGGAAAGCAGAGTCCAAGAAAAAAGTTGTccatctgaggatgaagtctgGACATTTAGTACACAAGTTGTAAAAGAAACTCTTTTAAATGAAGGAATTAAGACACAGAGGAATCAACTTAATTCAACACAAGGTCAAACGGCCCAATATGAATCAGAAATGGCAGCATTCAGTAAATGGTCAATGTGTGCGGAGGAGGATTCTGATTTAGAATATTCTGAAAATTACAAGTCCATGTGTACTGATTGCCTATTTAAATCCTCACAGGCAAAGTGCCCTCCAATTAATGTTGAAGAGCATGTAACTGTGATTGTGAACAAAGAAAGCATGTCAGAGAATGAAGGAAATGTTGGTTCAAGCCCAGAAACCTCTCAAAATATGATAATGAATCCATTAAAACCTAAGAGTCAGATAACATCTGCAATGACAGAATTTGAACCGCAGAGCAGGCAAACAGAGAATGGGAAAAGCATAGGAATCATTGCTGCCATGAAAACCTCTCAAGATCACATGTTTGAAGCCAAAGACTCTAATGAAGTGAGTATTTTTAATACAAAAGGAGGCAATGGTGCACAGTCCCAGAACCAACGAGAGACAGAGGTTGAGCCAGAGTGTGTACAGGAAGACTCATTTAGCATGCCAGTAGAGTACAAGGGCTTAGCTTTCCTTCTCGATAGTTGTCAGGAAGCTGTTGCATGGGATGCTGCTCTTTTAGAGCTGGATGAAGTAAGTTTGCACAGCAATGAACCTCCAAAAGATGTAACTGTTGCTGTGAGAGGACTGAGTATAGAAAATGAAACACAGCCTTTCTTTACAACCAAGCTTAAGACTGAGAGGATCTTTAGTTTTTTTGTGTCATAA